The genomic interval CTATTATGTTTTGTTGATTGCGGATTGTATGGGATTTGATCACGGCGATGATTTGTGTTTATACCGGGGTGACAACCCCGGGAACCAGGCAACCAACAAAACATAATACAACCCCGTTAGGGGTTGCCGTGTTTGTAGCCCGGGGTGACAACCCCGGGAAACCCGGTATGCAACAAAACGTAATACAACCCCGTTAGGGGTTGCCGTGTTTGTAGCCCGGGGTGACAACCCCGGGAACCCGGCAACCAACAAAACATAATACAACCCCGTCAGGGGTTGCCGTGTTTGTAGCCCGGGGTGACAACCCCGGGAAACCCGGTATGCAACAAAACGTAATACAACCCCGTTAGGGGTTGCCGTGTTTGTAGCCCGGGGTGACAACCCCGGGAAACCAGGCAACCAACAAAACATAATACAACCCCGTTAGAGGTTGCCATGTTTGTAGCCCGGGGTGACAACCCCGGGAACCAGGCAATCAACAAAACATAATACAACCCCGGAAACCCGATTACAACGGCCGTATCACAAACGTATGCCGCCCGTTACTCACCCCCTCCTTACGCTGCAACAACAAGCGCGTGATCTGCCGGTGAGACCAGTTATCTGCCAGTCGTTTTTCATCGGGCGCGTCGCAATCTATTTGTGCCTTTTTCACATTCCAGGTATCCGCATCATATTCCAGCAACACAGGCCGTTCTCCGGGTATATTGAACCGGATAGCGCCTCGTTGTAACTCTACGGGGCAAACCGTCATGAAGGTCTGTGTCAGCGTTGCAGCAGGTGCATTCAGCACAAAATCATCCGTAATACTTACCCTGTTCTGCTGCCGGTCCATTTTCACGTCCCGTTTCCACTGGCTGACACCAGCCTCGGGGGCATAGGCGCCGGCAATATCCATATGCAGGGTAACATTATTACCGTCTTTCAGGTATTGCACTTCCCTGGCGCCGAATTTCCTGCCGGCGCTTTGCTGCACGCCGTTGATGGTAGGGAGGTTATGATAAGCGGAGCTATTATACCAGAGCTGGTACCGCTCTTTAGAGAAGGTTTTTGCCGTGTAGGTGCCCAGCCCTACATCGATAATGACCGGCTGCCCTGCCGCATAAACGATAAAGTCGCCTACGTCGTTATGATTATGGCTCTCGCCATTATGCCCGCCATGAGCAGCTACAAATAATCCTTTATCTGTCCTGGCCGCCATCAGCTGGATGCTTTCCAGCCAGACATCCGGAATAGCAGGCGCCTGCCCTTTGCTCATACTGCAATCTATCCAGGACTGCATATTGAAAAGCATCCTGGGTTTGGCAAAATCGCCGGAAATAGGCGTACGTACGGGGTATTGATGAAAAGCCCAGGCGCCGAAGCTTGTCAGCACAGTATCCCGCAGGGCTTTTCCCATACGGTACAACAGGAGGCCGTCGGTACTGATCACGGGCGAGGCATCTGCAACGTTGATATAATAACTGCCGGCGATATACATTTTGTAGATGTAAGCTGCCATGTTCGTTATAATCGGCGCATTGTAGATGTTCAGTTTACCGCCCGTGGCGCTTTCGAGGATGGTTAAGGCATCGAACACCCTGCCGGTGGCGCCCGACCAGTAAACAGGGCCTTCATCTATAGCGCCATCATCTCCGATGAAATTAATATAGTGATCCAGCAGGTGCATGGCATGCTGCAATTCATTGATCCGCCGCTCAGGATCTTTTTCAAGTAAAAGCAGGCTTACCATCCAGTTGCTGATCACCCATGGATTCCAGTTGTTAATGGGATATTCCTTCGTACCCTTCTTCAGATAAAAATATCTGTCGCTGTCCTTCTCCAGCGACACCAGCATTCTCCTGTTCACCTCATAGTAAATACGTTTACGCAACAATACGGAATAAGCGTCCAGTTGCTTACCCAGCAGGTAATCGGTCAGCGCAAGTACAGCAGCGGTTTCACTTACAAAAAGGTCCACAGCAGGGTCTTCGACATCGGCCAGGTTAATGCCTGCTTTCTGCAGGTAAAGATGTCCTGGTGTGCCCCAGTAGCTTTCCTCGCATAAAGACCAGATGCCATTTATGATGGCATTAAGAAAACGTCCTTTCTGTTCTATAGATTCAGCTACCGCCATTGTAAATAGCTGGTCCCGCTTTCTGAAAGAAATTTCCTCGTAATGTGAGCGATCGCCATTCTGCTGGTATTCCATCATCATGGTGGCGGGAATGGCCACAAAGGGGATCTTCTGGTATACTTCTGCCTGCCTGATAATACTCTGACGGACGGAATCAGGCAACACCTTCTGCCATTCTGCAGCGCTTGTGGGGAAAGGATGCCACTGGGCCTTGGGTAACAGGGCATCAGCAATCTCCTGACGGGAGAATTTGCTTAACAGGTTGCGGGGCGTCTGTGCTGTTGTCTGAACAGATATCATATGCAATGACATCAGCAGTAACAGGGATGAAATGAAATTTGTCATTACTAATGATTCACTTATCAACAGGTCATCCTTCCTTACCGACAGGAATCGCCTGTTGACCGATTCGAAAAAAAGTGGAGCCTTCCACGCTGATACCTTTGTATCACATTCTCAAAAACACTAAACAAATGAGTCATGAAAAAGATCTTTTTTGCAGCGGGCGTATTGCTGATGTCAGTTAACATCGCATTTGCACATACTCAGGACGAAGGTAAAAAAACAAAAGCGGAGAGAAAGGAAATACGCAGGGAAAACAAAGATGAGGTGAGCATTTTTACGAGGAACCAGTTCTATCAGGATTTCCCCGAAGCAACCAATATACGCTTCGAGAAGACAAACTATTTCGACGAAGTGGCTTTTACCCTGGGTCAAAAAGACATGAGGGCTTACTATGATGTTCGCAGTAACCTCGTAGGCACAACGGAAACAAAGGCATTAGCTGATCTCCCTGAAAACGCACAGCGTACCATTCAGAAAAAATACGGCGACTTCAATGTAGAAAGAGTATTCCTGTACGATGACAACGAAGCCAATGAAACGGATATGACATTGTTTGATATGGCATTTGATGACGCCGATAACTATTTCGTAGAACTAAGAAAGAACAGTGAAGTAATGATTGTTAAGGTTGATATGGCTGGGAATGTTTCATTCTTCAAGTCCATTCAGTGATGAATGAAAAAGGCGTTCAACCGAATGAACGCCTTTTTTTATTTATCTGGTTATTAGTACAAGCCGGCCATGTTCTTTTTCAGCAAGGCTTTCCATAAAAATTTCAGAGACTTCCCCTATGAAATAAACGGGGTCTTTCTTTGCAAATTCTTTCGAAGGATCATCAGGATATACCAGTTGTTCCTTGAACGGAAAGTTATTACCTATAATATCTTCTGTTGGTCGCTTTCCTCTCAGCAACAAGGGCAGCCCATGTTCCAGCATGGCCATTGCAGACCCGCTTTTTCCGAACAAGGTATAGTCGGCACGTGAGATGCCAATATCTGCCCTGAGCAAATGATTGGAAATAGATTCTTCCGGAAGGAAACCGCGGTCTATTACATTTTCTTCACCAAAAGCATGACGGGAAATGTCCAAGGCTTTTTCTTTGTAATGTCCGCCATTGCCGATGATCTCCAGGCATACGGTTTTACCTGTCTTCTCTCCTATGGCGCTCAGAAAATCAACTTGCCGTTTATAGTCGTCCAGCGCCCCCGTAAAACAGCCGAAATGAATGGCTGTAAGGCTGTCGGGGCTCTTTGTTTCTTCCTGTGGCATGCCTGCTACCGGAATATTACTGAACAGGGGAATAAGATTCACCTCTTTCCAACCGAGGTTCTTTTTATAAATACCGATAGAAGTAGTTACAGATTCAGGATTGATGGCTGCCAGCATTTGCTTGATGATCACTTTTTGCATCAGCCCCAGCATCTTCAGTTTAAAACTGCTGTATCCGTGAAGCCCCACCCAGAGCTCATGGAACATGAAATGCCATTTGATATTGCTACCCAAACTTTTCAGATGCTTACCGAACGAAAAAGGCAATCCTCTTTTCTCGAAAGAGAAAGGTACATACTGAAGGCTCACCCATTCGGGGCCAAATTTCCTGATATAGTCGCCCGCGTGGGAAAAACGCTCCTTTTCATCCATTGATGCAGGTAAACGGAGAACAGGTACTTCGATACCATTGCTACTTTGAAGACCATCATATAGGGAAGCGCTGACCCTGTCATTCAGGGCGATGATTGCTACCTCGTGCGATTTCCGGATCAACTCACATGCCAGTCGTCTCGAATAATCGCCCACACCATCCCTACCAGGCTCCAGTGAACCACACAGAAAAATAAGTTTCACGGTATAATGTTCTTACTGGTTAATAAAATGGGAAACTCTCCAACTGTTATTTCGGGTAATGCTCATCCTGCTTTCTGAAGATAATGGGTTGAATTTACTGTAACATATTGGATAATAGAACGTTGGTTAACATTCGTAGGTCTGTTTCCGGGGTCTTAAACAAGTAAGGATGTCAAAATGGTGAAGGCAATGAGAAGAGAAGTACCTTCTTATGGATTGAAATGAATCACTATTTATTTAAAAAAATATATATCTTTTTTATCCACAGCGACCGCCTGCTGCAACATATTAGACGAGATGCATATATCATGATCTACTGAAATCAGTAAGCTTATCAAGGGTTTACCAGTTCATCATTACAGATCATTTCAATGTAACACTTGAAAACAGCGGTTCATGGAGCGGCATCTACAGTTATCATCATCTCCGGATAATCGCTGTATAAAGGTTAGCGTTACCATATACCGATGGCCGCTTTCCTATCATCTCAACATGCCCGAAACCATGTTTTTTAAACAGTTTTCCGAGGGAGGGATAACTCAGCGGATAAGGCACCCAGGTAGGCACCGGCCGGTCTGTATTGTATTCGACGATCAGTAGTCTGCCCTCAGGTTTCAGGTGTCTTTTCAGTTTCTCCAGGAAGGCAGCCTGGTCCCTGACATAATGCAAAGCATTCGCCATCACAATGCCATCCAGGGCCGCAAAGGGCCATTCGTTCTTCACGAAATCAAGTTCCATGGTCTTCACCTGTATCCCTGCCGGTGCAGGTATCTGCAGGCCGGCAGCTAGTTTTTGATCTACCGCATAGATCAGGCTTCCAGCTGCTAAATAATGTGCGAGTGCAGTGGTAAAAGTCCCCGAGCCACAACCCAGATCTGCCCAGTTGGAAGGACCGGGATGGGACAGTTCCTGATGTTTGATAAATTGAATCGCATCCTCCGTTCTCATAGCCTTGCAAGGTAGGCAATTTTTTAACTGCGGCTCCGGTTGTCCGTTTCCGGCCAGTATAACGTGCGCAGGTGAACATTCTGTCCCTGGCGGTCAATTGAAAATCGGCCACAGTAGCGGATGTCCCTGAATGGCAATCTTTTTGTACTTTATGCGCCCGACAACTAAGATCACCGCTATAATGCTCGCTTTATGCTGAAAAATTATCTCAAAATTGCCTGGCGCAATATGTTAAGGAAAAAAGCCTATTCCGCGATTAACATAACCGGTCTCGCAATAGGCATTACCTGCTGTATACTGATCACCCTATACGTACAGGATGAACTGTCGTACGACCGCTACAACAGCCATTTCGATAAAATTTACCGGGTACTGCATGCCTATCGTAACCCCAAAGACGTTGACAGGAACTCCGCTCCTGCCCCGGAAGATTACCAGGTATGGGGAAATGCTCCCGTAGCGCCTTCACTGGCGGCAGATTTTCCGGAGATAAAGAAGATAGTAAGATTTACCAGTCCTAATACCTTCCTGCTGGAACATGGCGAAAGGCGTTTTCAGCAAGAAGGGTTTGTGTTCACCGATTCAACCGTGTTTGATATCTTTAGCTGGAAGATGCTGGCCGGCAATCCTAAAGTCGCGCTCGTGGCGCCTAACAGCGTGGTATTAACGAAGAGTATCGCAGAGAAATACTTCGGTAACGAAAATCCGCTTGGACAAACACTACGCGTGGACAACCAGGAAACATTCACTGTTACAGGTGTAATGGAAGATGTTCCGGCTAATTCTCATCTGAGTTTTAATGGCCTTGTTTCCATGAGCACATTCAGAAAGTGGCGGCCGGAGATCTTCGATGAATGGGGGTATATCGATTTTTATACCTACTTCCTCATGCCGGAACATACGGATATTAAAACACTGGAAGCAAAGATCCCGGCGTTTGCAGCACGTCATTACCCCAAAAGTGACCGCAGTATTTATACCATCGCGTTTGAGCCCTTATCCGCAGCATACCTGCACTCCAAGGCGCAACGGCAACCGGGACCTACCGGCAGTCTCTCGAACGTATATATATTTTCAATCATCGCCATATTCGTACTGCTGATCGCCTGTATCAATTTCGTGAACCTGTCTACCGCCCGGTCTATGGAAAGAGCCAGGGAAGTAGGTGTAAGGAAGGCGGTGGGTGCGTATCAGCAGGGGTTGATATATCAATTCCTGACAGAGTCTATCCTTATTTCATTTTCAGCTGTATTGCTGGCCATTATATTCACCATATTAGCCTTACCCGCTATCCGGGAAATATCCGGCAAACCGCTCACCTATTCCCTGCTACTCTCCTGGAAGTTTACCCCGGCGCTGGTACTGTTGCCTTTTGTACTGGGCTTACTGGCAGGCAGTTATCCTGCCTGGGTACTGGCAAGGTTCAGGCCTGTAGAGGTGCTTAAAGGTCAGTTCCGTTCTTCGAATAAGGGCATTGCATTGCGGAAGGCACTGGTAATTGTACAATTCAGTTTATCCATAGCGCTCATCGCCGGGACCATGATCGTCTATTCACAGCTCAAACATCTTCGCTCACATTCCCTTGGCTTCCGCCAGGACCAGATGCTGGTGATCGACTATGGTGGTGATCAGAAGGTGAACGAGTCTTTTGAGACTATTAAAGCCGTGTTGGCAAAAAATCCCGCGGTACAATCTATTACTGCATCCAGGGCCGTGCCCGGCGATTTCTACCCGAACGGCACGACATTCATAGAATCGCAGAGTGGGGAAATGAAAAACGAAACGCCTGGTATGTATGAAATAGACTTTGACTTCATTCCCGCCTACGAAATGAAAATGGCCGCCGGCAGGGCCTATTCCCGCGAATTCCCTACAGACGCCCAGGAGGCCCTCATCATCAACGAAGCGGCTGCCAGACAGTTTGGCTATGCAAACCCTGCAGATATAGTGGGTAAACGCTTTGAACAGTGGGGACGTAAAGGCGCCGTGATTGGCGTTGTCAAGGATTTCAACTATCAGTCACTGCATAAAAAGGTGGAACCACTGGCCATGAGGATGGCGCCGCAGTCCTCACTGAGCAAATTATCGCTCCGTATAAAAACAGATCATTTATCGCAGACCTTAAAAGAACTGGAACAGACATGGGCTACGCTTGCACCACACCGCCCCTTCCTGTATAGCTTCCTGGACCAGTCATTCAATAAGCAGTATCAACAAGACGCGCGCTTTGGAGAATTATTCGCAGCCTTCGCTGGCCTGACCATCTTCATTGCATGCCTCGGCCTCTTCGGGCTGGCCACCTATGCTACTGAACAACGTGTGAAGGAAATCGGCGTACGAAAAGTACTGGGCGCGTCGGTGACCAACATTGTACGCTTACTTTCTTCGGATTTCATCAAGCTTGTACTGGTAGCAATACTGATCGCTACGCCGGTAATATGGTGGGCGATGCAGGAATGGCTGGAGGGATATGCATACCGGATCAGCATTCAGTGGTGGATGATAGCGATGGCGGGAATATTGGCAGTAGTAACGGCATTACTCACGGTTAGCCTGCTGGCTGTAAAAGCAGCGCTTATGAATCCTGTAAAGGCACTAAGAACGGAATAATAAACATGCTGGCGGCCTCTATAGGTCGCCAGCATATATCGTTATAACGCGTTACCCTGTACCAGCAACATCTTTCTTACCGCCGCATCTTTCAGATGCAGGAACTGCTCTCTTTCCTTATCCAGCTTAAATGCATCAAAATCTTCCTTAGCAGGAAAACTCACCAGGTGTACTTCGTAGGGCATTTCCAGTTCCCCGGCAATCAATTGTCCTGCAGACGGACGGAGGCGTAATAATAATTTCCCTTTATATTTCTCTATAAGTGGTATGGCAACATCTTCAAACTGGTGAAAGGTATGCTCCTGTCCTTCATGGATGTAGATCAGCTGGGTGATATATATCATAAGAATAGCGTTAAAACGGCAACAATTTAGTCTTTTCGAAATAAGGGACTAGTAGTATTTTTATACAAATAACGAAAACCATGGTAGCATTCTTAGGTACAGGACTATTGGGAGCCAACTTTGTGAAAGCACTCCTCAAAAAGGGAACACAGGTACAGGTATGGAACCGCACCGCATCGAAGGCATCTGCATTGGAAGCTGATGGTGCAAAAGCATTTGCGGATGTTGCAGATGCAGTAAAGGGAGCAGATATTATACATCTTACCTTAAAAGATGATGCCGCTGTGAATGAAGTACTGGCATCCGCCCGCAAAGGCTTAAAACCAGGCGCCATCATTATCGATCATACTACCACATCTACCGCAGGCGCCATACAAAGGACCCGTGAGTGGAAAGAACAGGGGTTCACCTATTTACATGCCCCTGTTTTTATGGGACCTATAAATGCACTTGAAAGCACGGGTTATATGCTCGTTTCCGGCGATCAGGCTGTTATCGGTCAACTGGAGCCTATGCTGTCAAAAATGACCGGCAAGGTGCTTAATTTCGGCGCAGAAGAAGGTAAAGCTGCAGGTATGAAACTGATAGGGAATCTCTTCCTCGTTACTTTCACAGCAGGCATTGCGGATACACTCTCGCTGGCGAAAGCAATGCATATACCATTGGAAGACCTCAACACATTATTTGATTCCTGGAATCCCGGCGCCATGCTGGCAGCGCGCTTACAGCGGGTAGCGGGAGGAAAATATGATCAGCCATCCTGGGAATTAAATATGGCAAGAAAAGATACACAGCTATTCATAGAGGAAGCTGCACAAGGAGGGACTACCCTGGCCGTCATTCCGGCTATAGCGGCAGAAATGGATAAATGGATAGCGAAGGGACATGGCGGTGACGACTGGACAGTGATCGGGAAAGATGCTGCTACCAGATGATATTACAGTCAAACGGGATTGCATGCAATCCCGTTTGACCGTACAACTATTTTTTAGGGGCGGGAAAGTGCCGGACCTTTTCGTCAAACACCACGATCTTTCCATTTACAATTTTAGCATCATTGACAACAGCCATAGAATCCGTTTTCCCTTTTTTATCCGTCCAGGTTTGTTTATACCATACGGTTACCCATTCGTCTTTCTTATCTTCAGATATCACCGATTCCCAGTCATCCATCTTCAGATTTACAGTGGCGTAATCTTCCCATGAATGTTCCAGCATAGCGGTAAGACTATCATGCTGTATGACTTTATGGAAGTAATCGACAGACAGATCCACGCTGTCACCGAAATAAGAAGCACATTCAGCTGCATTCTTTGTTTCCCATGCTTTCAGCATGTTTAATACAACCTGGGTATTCTTCTTATCACCGGGTTGCCAGTTCTTGTAAGGCTTGTCAAGCGTGTACGGATACTTTACTTCTTCTGATGATGATTCCATCATCGATTTAGAGCTATCGGCACTCATGCTTTCAGCTTTTTTTTCAGGGGTGTTACAGGCAGTAACGAGTAAAATGAGACATGAAAAAGAAAGGAATGCTTTCATTGTGGTGGAGTTTAAAGGATGACAGATTATTTGGAGTTACTGAATATTTCCCGGCGCAATCACATGTGTAGTAGTACGTTATATAGATTAAGTGAATCTAGTGAAAATAGTTGAGAAATGAAAAAAATATCGGAGGCAGGGTTACCGCGAATATCCCTGATATGGCAAAGTTAATGAACAACGAAAATCACGAGACAACATATTTTAGCTGAATACTATATTTAATTATATTTGGCGCGCCTGGCTTTAAGGCAATCAATACAAATAACCCAAATGACAAGACAAGAAGTAGAGCTAATCATCTTTAAAGTTAGCGCAGACGGACAGGACGCCATCAATATGAAAATCTATAAAAATGGAACAACTTGTAGATATGGTGCCGGCGGACTACCACAACTTGGAATCTCAGCTATGAGTATCTTCAATGATGCCCGTTTTTTTGATCCTTTAATAGCAAAAGTACCTGACGAAATTCTTGAAAGACCTGTGATGTATGAAGAAGAGACACCAAACGGCTATATAGAATATATAATTGCTTTTTATGGCGTGTCAAAAAATGGCAATACAGGAGAAGGGGCGGATTGGAGCAAATCGACAGGTGTCAGAATAAAGCTTGCGCATCAATCTACATTCAATCACCCTATCATTGGGTTCCTGGATGGTTTCACACTTGATGCTGCAGAGCTGACTAATGAGTGGTACTTTGACGTGATGTTGAATGCACAGTATAAAATGTTAAGTTCAATGCTGCCTAAAGAGACCTTTATTGCACAGCCTAAGACGGAAGCGGAAATTTACACTCATTTTGAAAATTACATAAATCAGATGATGACAAGTTCCAGAAAGTGGAGTATGATCGACTTTGATGAGAACAAAACATATGAGCGGGATGGTCAAACGTTTGTAGGGGTAATTCAGCATGACGAGAAAAGCTTTTCAGTTAATTTTATTCCCGAATAAAATCATCCTGGCTGGCGGGTTAATAAGGCCGGAGGCCTGCGGTTGAACCCCAATATGAGACTCAAGTTGAAGTTACAGGGGCACATTTGGCGGAGTTTATTTCTGAGGGATCTCTTAATAAAATACCAGTTGTAGAATTTCTCAGGGCACCAAAAAGGCGATTCTTTCGAATCGCCTTTTTGACTCAGCAGCGTTTATTTGTCTTCGTAAAGAACAGTTTCCTTTTTAAAGGCCTCCAGCATCAAATGCAGTTCATGCATCAAGCCTTCTTCAGAAGGACAAACAGGCGTTAATGATTCCAGCGTCCAGAAACTTATTTCGCCCTTTTCATTATAGAATACTTCATGAATACCGTAATCATACTCACCAGATTCGTTCATTCTCTTCATTACTCTGTAATTCCAGGACATTTATTGCTTATTTTTTCGGTTTTTACTGAAGGATAACTTATTTCATCAAGGCATAGAAAACAAAAAAGGTAACCGTTTCCAGTTACCTTTTTCCCTTTTGGGTGATCGAAGGGTTTCGAACCCTCGACCCTCAGAACCACAATCTGATGCTCTAACCAACTGAGCTAGACACAAGAAGCTGATTCTTAATTATTTAAAAAGTAAATTATTTCAAAGAATCCTCAAAATTAAGAAATGTAACCCAAAATGTGACCCAAAATGATTTTTACTTATGGCTGAGAGTGCTACTCTCCTTTCCTGTATTTATTGACACAGTCAACAATTCCTCTTAGTACAAGCTCCCCATTTTTTAAAATGCTCTCCTTTTCAGCATTGCTGAGTGCCTGTACCATAAATCTGTCTGTTGCCCTCATTTTTCTGAAAAATGCAGCTTCAGAGTAGCCACAGTCTAAACAGACCAATTTTCTGAATAGAATGGGTGCATTATTGAAAACATCAAATAAATCCTTTAGTATTTGTCTTTCCTCCATGTCTGGCAGCATTAATTGTTTTACTCTGTCTTTAAATCTTTCACTTTGCTCCTCATCCTCCTGGTCACTGATATATTCAGGAAAATTTCTAGGGCAACCTAAATAGGTGATAAAGTGATATACAAAAATGGTGTTATAAGATGCAAGTAGTGCCTGTTTGATTTTTCCTTCACTTGAGTACCCTAATATTGAATAGATAATATTATACTCTTCTTCTCCATACTTTCTAAGCACATAACTTTTACAACTCAATGCCTCAGTAAAGATGTCTCTTTCTGGCCTCAGAAAGAATACCTGAATTATTGGAAATACATAACTTGCCTCATCCTCAAACTTCACCTGCACATAGTTCTTATCAATAACCATAGCTACTATCCCAACCTGCCCCATTCTTGGGTGGTACATATACTGGCTGCTATCATCATTTGTATGTGAGTAATGGGTATTTAGTTTAATAATAACCATCTGTCCATACAGGATTTCCAGTTGTACCTTTGAATAGCTGAGATCATACTCTTTATAGGGCTGTATTGAGGTAGTCTTCATAAGGACATTGTATTTTAATGTCTGTTATATCCTGGGAGATATGTTCTTTGAACAACTCAATCATAACATCCCCTAACCAATGAATGCCTTCTACAAGTCCCAGTAGAACTGTATAAAAATGCATCATGTCTTCTCTGGCTTGTAGTGATACCTCATCCATATATCTACTGCTCATGGCTGCATATAGCATATCCAGCAATTGTTTGCTTGATTTTTCAAGATCATCATTGTCTATAAATGTTGAAATCTTGTCCAGGTTCCTTTTTATAATCTCCTGTTTGTTGATCATAGTACTCTTTTGATTGTTAATAAGCAGCTTTACATTTTGGGGACTGAAAAGAAAGCTGGAAATAAAACAGTGTTTATATGTAGACATTTACCCTCCTTACCCTGGGTAGGGCTGGTAAGCTGATTTTATTAAATGCAAAAAGGGCTGCTATTACAGCAACCCTTGTATGACTAACCCATTAAAACAGAAAAAGCCACCTGAAATAAATCAGATGGCTATGATAACTTTTATGAGTTTCCTCATCTTGGTAGTTTTACTCCTTTTAATGCTTCATTAGCTTTTGCTAGTTTTTCAGGAGCAACCTTTCTTTCATCAATCTTATTCAACCTTTCATCAACAGTCAAGGTAATCTCCTTCTTAGATATTTCACTTATGAATTTTATGACTTTCTTCTCCATACAATGAATTTACGACTTAATTCTAATTAAAAAACCATCCAATTCCATGTTTTTCTGAAATGGAAGAATGTCATTACCAATTTTAGAATAGACCTCGAATTTTAATAACAGATAATCCAGATTAATTCCTATTGCCATTCTATACAGCCTTGTTCTTTCTTTTGTACTGCCAGTGAAAAACACCCATCTCTCAGGGTATGTTTTTAGATATATTTCCACAACATGAGCAACTGTTGACAAGACCTTATTCCTGTCACCATTTGCAGTAATAGACATATCATTTATTTCGTCATTTATTTCAATATCTCCTAGCATGAGATTATATACATCAGAATATTCAGTTGGCATAAAAACTATTCTTTTGGGAATAACACCTTTCTTACCAATACTAAAAAACTCAAACACACTAAGTCCCTCCTTTATATAAAGGTCTTTATATACTTCATATTGCATTATTGTTTGTTGA from Chitinophaga filiformis carries:
- a CDS encoding NAD(P)-dependent oxidoreductase; this encodes MVAFLGTGLLGANFVKALLKKGTQVQVWNRTASKASALEADGAKAFADVADAVKGADIIHLTLKDDAAVNEVLASARKGLKPGAIIIDHTTTSTAGAIQRTREWKEQGFTYLHAPVFMGPINALESTGYMLVSGDQAVIGQLEPMLSKMTGKVLNFGAEEGKAAGMKLIGNLFLVTFTAGIADTLSLAKAMHIPLEDLNTLFDSWNPGAMLAARLQRVAGGKYDQPSWELNMARKDTQLFIEEAAQGGTTLAVIPAIAAEMDKWIAKGHGGDDWTVIGKDAATR
- a CDS encoding glycosyltransferase is translated as MKLIFLCGSLEPGRDGVGDYSRRLACELIRKSHEVAIIALNDRVSASLYDGLQSSNGIEVPVLRLPASMDEKERFSHAGDYIRKFGPEWVSLQYVPFSFEKRGLPFSFGKHLKSLGSNIKWHFMFHELWVGLHGYSSFKLKMLGLMQKVIIKQMLAAINPESVTTSIGIYKKNLGWKEVNLIPLFSNIPVAGMPQEETKSPDSLTAIHFGCFTGALDDYKRQVDFLSAIGEKTGKTVCLEIIGNGGHYKEKALDISRHAFGEENVIDRGFLPEESISNHLLRADIGISRADYTLFGKSGSAMAMLEHGLPLLLRGKRPTEDIIGNNFPFKEQLVYPDDPSKEFAKKDPVYFIGEVSEIFMESLAEKEHGRLVLITR
- a CDS encoding DUF1330 domain-containing protein, with translation MIYITQLIYIHEGQEHTFHQFEDVAIPLIEKYKGKLLLRLRPSAGQLIAGELEMPYEVHLVSFPAKEDFDAFKLDKEREQFLHLKDAAVRKMLLVQGNAL
- a CDS encoding ABC transporter permease; the encoded protein is MLRKKAYSAINITGLAIGITCCILITLYVQDELSYDRYNSHFDKIYRVLHAYRNPKDVDRNSAPAPEDYQVWGNAPVAPSLAADFPEIKKIVRFTSPNTFLLEHGERRFQQEGFVFTDSTVFDIFSWKMLAGNPKVALVAPNSVVLTKSIAEKYFGNENPLGQTLRVDNQETFTVTGVMEDVPANSHLSFNGLVSMSTFRKWRPEIFDEWGYIDFYTYFLMPEHTDIKTLEAKIPAFAARHYPKSDRSIYTIAFEPLSAAYLHSKAQRQPGPTGSLSNVYIFSIIAIFVLLIACINFVNLSTARSMERAREVGVRKAVGAYQQGLIYQFLTESILISFSAVLLAIIFTILALPAIREISGKPLTYSLLLSWKFTPALVLLPFVLGLLAGSYPAWVLARFRPVEVLKGQFRSSNKGIALRKALVIVQFSLSIALIAGTMIVYSQLKHLRSHSLGFRQDQMLVIDYGGDQKVNESFETIKAVLAKNPAVQSITASRAVPGDFYPNGTTFIESQSGEMKNETPGMYEIDFDFIPAYEMKMAAGRAYSREFPTDAQEALIINEAAARQFGYANPADIVGKRFEQWGRKGAVIGVVKDFNYQSLHKKVEPLAMRMAPQSSLSKLSLRIKTDHLSQTLKELEQTWATLAPHRPFLYSFLDQSFNKQYQQDARFGELFAAFAGLTIFIACLGLFGLATYATEQRVKEIGVRKVLGASVTNIVRLLSSDFIKLVLVAILIATPVIWWAMQEWLEGYAYRISIQWWMIAMAGILAVVTALLTVSLLAVKAALMNPVKALRTE
- a CDS encoding heparinase II/III family protein → MTNFISSLLLLMSLHMISVQTTAQTPRNLLSKFSRQEIADALLPKAQWHPFPTSAAEWQKVLPDSVRQSIIRQAEVYQKIPFVAIPATMMMEYQQNGDRSHYEEISFRKRDQLFTMAVAESIEQKGRFLNAIINGIWSLCEESYWGTPGHLYLQKAGINLADVEDPAVDLFVSETAAVLALTDYLLGKQLDAYSVLLRKRIYYEVNRRMLVSLEKDSDRYFYLKKGTKEYPINNWNPWVISNWMVSLLLLEKDPERRINELQHAMHLLDHYINFIGDDGAIDEGPVYWSGATGRVFDALTILESATGGKLNIYNAPIITNMAAYIYKMYIAGSYYINVADASPVISTDGLLLYRMGKALRDTVLTSFGAWAFHQYPVRTPISGDFAKPRMLFNMQSWIDCSMSKGQAPAIPDVWLESIQLMAARTDKGLFVAAHGGHNGESHNHNDVGDFIVYAAGQPVIIDVGLGTYTAKTFSKERYQLWYNSSAYHNLPTINGVQQSAGRKFGAREVQYLKDGNNVTLHMDIAGAYAPEAGVSQWKRDVKMDRQQNRVSITDDFVLNAPAATLTQTFMTVCPVELQRGAIRFNIPGERPVLLEYDADTWNVKKAQIDCDAPDEKRLADNWSHRQITRLLLQRKEGVSNGRHTFVIRPL
- a CDS encoding class I SAM-dependent methyltransferase produces the protein MRTEDAIQFIKHQELSHPGPSNWADLGCGSGTFTTALAHYLAAGSLIYAVDQKLAAGLQIPAPAGIQVKTMELDFVKNEWPFAALDGIVMANALHYVRDQAAFLEKLKRHLKPEGRLLIVEYNTDRPVPTWVPYPLSYPSLGKLFKKHGFGHVEMIGKRPSVYGNANLYTAIIRR